In Vespula pensylvanica isolate Volc-1 chromosome 2, ASM1446617v1, whole genome shotgun sequence, the genomic window ttaataattcttaaaatatgaatatagaaatgttagaaaatatgaagaaatcgAGAGCGGAACAGGGCTACACGGGGAGTTCAGCAATCCGAATCGCCTATGAGAATGCATCGTTGGAAGCTATGTTATAATTCCAAGCATCGCGTGGTTAAGTATAATGCTACACTCCGTACTTCCGATACCGTTCCTACGGAACATATCGCTTAACGTCATCGCTCTGCATTTTCGTTTTCCGTTCCTCGGAGGAACGACCGTATGAGGAATGTTTTTCCTGTGCGTTATCATTACAAACgatatcgatgataattaatagtaataatagagTAGAATAATTACAAGAacatatgataataaatacagaatataataataaatatagaataataataataaatactatatcaaaaaataaaatgaaaatacgtaGAAAAAGTTTAGGTATACTCACTTTGACAATAAATACCGCTGGCGAAGATCAAGAATGTCAGAACGAATCCAATAATCATCTTGATTCTCGTGATGATTCTCGAAATGATTGGAAATACGATGTATCGAGAACTTaagttcttcttttaaatttgaagaaattagATGTCGTCGTAGGGCGAATGCAAGTCGGAACGTCCTCCGAAAAGTTCCAAGACGGAAACAAAAGTAGCCGTCTTCGAGCGAGATAAGCAGATTGAAATGAGGTGCATCGAACGCAAGCTTTTCCGCGAGAGATTCGATCCACGAGCTCTATCGCAACTTTGAAGTCGTCTGGAAAAAGATCGTTTCTGTTCTTTGACTTAATCTCGCGACTAGACGAGTCTCTCTTCGACGAGCGTGactccctccctctcctctcttccttcctttcgtcctttctttctttctttctttctttctttcttctttccttccttcctctgcCTCTGTTTCTTCGGATAACGCACGGTGAATCGGAGCGTGTAGCACTTTCCACCGTGAATTTTATCGCGAGCCGTCCGGTACACCGTTCCGCGCTCTACCGGTCAACCAGtcaacgttttttcttttttctttttttttttttgccttttctcAAAATCTTTGacttatcttttccttttcctcttataaaaattctctcctattttccttttgatttCCACGTAATAATTTCTGACTATTCTCTTTCCACTtgatctctcttcctttctttaacGATTTATCTGTCAAACTTGACGTGTCGAcgattggagaaaaaaaaaaagaaaaggaaaaaaaagagagatcggaaaaagatcaaatatatctacctatatcAAACGGATATtcgagtgagaaaaaaaatctttgtcttttcttgCTAAATCGATCGTGTCGTATCAGTACTgagcgaaaataaaatcaaacgataaaaatattcgttttgataaataattcgcGGCGTGCAAAGTACAGACGAGCGTTCGCAAATTCGCGATCCGCTTCTAACGGCGGCTCGCAAGCGAATACCACTGAGAGCACGATGCTCTTCCGAGTTCCGTGCCGGCATAGGTGCGCTCTTCCCCCACCACTCTACTCCAGCAGCCGAATCCTACTACCCCCACTACCGAGTACTACCCCACACGAGACACCATCAGTCGCCGCCAAGGCGAGCATCTCGGAAGGAGCGTAGTCATTCTCGACCCTCCATCGAGTTTCCTCTTCATGTTTCCTTTTCGCTTTTATTCTCTTCATCCCTACGCACACGTACAAATACACATTATTATTGAAGACTTTGAATAAGAAACTTGATAATCTCGTTGATAGCTAGTTTTCGAAGTAAACactttatagaaaataattgtcaTCCGGTAAATTGTTGAATTTTCTAATCGTCTTcctgaaacgaatgaaaaagttgTACTATTACGAGAAAGTTTTTAATCCTCTGCTTCTGAATATAAAGCATTGTTGTCGTCCATGAGAATTTTGAATAcgattcgatatttataaataactatGAAGGTATAGGTATTATAGGGAGGATccatgaatgaatgaaagaatgaatgaatcgaACGAGTGAATGAATACTCGACAGCGCATGCGCGCCATACGAGATTCCATTCTCATTCCAATACCAGACCCATTCCCATTCTTTTACCCTTTTACACAGCGGCATGTCTGGTGAATGCACAACGGGAGTAGAATCCGTAAAAAGGTTCGTTCTACGGACCATTGAAGGCTTTCTCAGACGTCGTGTCTGTTCACTGATCGGTTTCAAAACGAAACGTCTCTAATTCGAAGACTTTCTTAAATCGAATTGAATTCCTCAAGTGAGAATACGTCGGTTATATTCTGTTTTTATCAAGTTCGATTGATATTCTAAAATTCCCACGGCAGTTCGAGTTAgttatcgttctctctcttctataagattataaaagaGTACCTTAGAGAGTATTGTAAAAACGTGAAAGGACAATTACAATTCTATTAGGATTAACCAAGACACAATCGCTTTTGGCAAAAGAATCTACCTTGAAGAGATTTCAATCTTTACAAAGCATCTATCCAAACGTTTCATACAAAAATGTATTCGAAAACGCACCTCTTTGATATTCATCTAACGTACACACAGGTAGGACTCAAACGGGACTCCAAACTCGTTTTACTTGGCAACTCACTGTTTTGTCAATGAAATAGCGtcgtatttttcttagaaaaatgtCTTCCTCGCAGCAGGATACAATGATTGCACTTTCTCGATCGGTAGATCAATGTTATCGCTTggatcgatctttcttctgCAAAGtaatcttacttttttctacattaagagataaaacaaaagaacgTTAGTAAAGTGcgtttaataattaagattGACATTGACTATAATATCTAATGTAATATCGCAAGATAAACTTTCGTTTTCATcttattattaagaatttttgCCAATTTAAATGACGtttgaaaagaacaaattttacTTACAATCTATATACACCACGTATGTATCTTGTTTGCGCGTCATCGAGTCTTGGTAATGACTTAAATCGCCTTAAAACAAACAACTTGATATCTTGATTTAAGAGGCTCGAATCCACCTCACGCAGGCATAGCACGCATCTGCTGTACGCCAAGCCCTTATCTGAATCGCTTCAACGCCCTCTGGCGCCCATTAAGTCCACAGGAATGAAATAATCAGCTCGAGCCAATTCGGGACCAATTATGCGCGTGCCGGAATGAGGTACCTTTACAAAGAGCTCCGAAGTTAAAGATTGATGTAGGTAGTAGACCAAGATCCAATTCGTGGATTCACGGGATCCACCTGGTCGTATTTTCTCATTACCGTCGTACCGTAGTAACGAAGGGTAGTCACGTGGTAAGCTCAGAACCATGTTTTTCcgatcgttattataaaatgtatcttttacaataaatttcttctgtATTTTCTTAAACGCATCTTCGTTAGAAAGGCAGAACGAACTTAGTGAACCATGTTAATTTTAAGAGTCATGACTATTTTAGCAGAATTCTCACGCCAAATAATTAAACGGACGAATTTTAATCGAGCGATTCTAGAAATGTGATAGGATCAATTACACGAACGTACCTCTACGACCATTTTAATGCTAAAATATATCCTGTTAAacttatattcattaattaacaagATCACCGTCTGTCTCTTAATTGAGATGTAACTCGCAAAGAAACGTTTCGATTAGCATACGACGACCCTGTTTTGCTTGTTGTCGGTCCCACGTAAATTCTGTCGCGTGAACTGCTTCGTAAGGTCATTGATCGTATGTACATCATTGTTAACTAAATATTATTCTGCGATTCCGCTGATCGATTACGTTTGTAaatgaggagagagagagagagagaggcgatttaatttttctaacggCGTATTACGATTTTAGAAACGCAGAATTATTTATGACGACGAAACACGCATAGTTGTACTCTTTCCATGCTGTTACCCTGTTAAACGTGCGCGCACATGTCCCTCGATATCTGCGCAACTACTCCGCGGGCTTGCAAGTTTTATGCTCGAGACAAACGTCGTAACaacatttctctttattctgaCATTGATCGTCATCATCGCAAAGCATTGGTAGATCGTACCAGTCGTAAGATCGTGGACAATGCGATCTCAATGGTGGACaatgtttcattttcatctttttctcccaCGATGGATGAACTAAAGGATGCCAATGAGATTCTCCAAAATTAAACCAAAACCATGGTATCGAAAAAGATGGCCACATAATATCCTTCCACATTTCACTTTTCCCATTGTGACAACAAT contains:
- the LOC122637474 gene encoding uncharacterized protein LOC122637474; this encodes MFHLRIYNMRSDDGSLKIVLFVLFTYYYVGETKSCRYWCRTHDLRYYCCHNGKSEMWKDIMWPSFSIPWFWFNFGESHWHPLVHPSWEKKMKMKHCPPLRSHCPRSYDWYDLPMLCDDDDQCQNKEKCCYDVCLEHKTCKPAE